Below is a genomic region from Tripterygium wilfordii isolate XIE 37 chromosome 12, ASM1340144v1, whole genome shotgun sequence.
TACAAGCAAATTAAACGCACTAATTGATTCAATCAAATCCTTTGATCTAATCTATCCACTTCTTCTTTTCCAGCAAAATCTGCTGCAGAATCAGAGGTTGGCTGGATCTTCTTAATCAACCAAGGGAAACAACCAGTTTTGGGTTTGGCTTGAAGCTTAACCCCATCAATCTTCTTACTCCCTTCTTCTTGATCCATCATTTTCATCTTCTCCTTATGAAGCTTTCTCAACACATATGCTTCTGTCAGATCATATCCAGGGGTTGCCATGGCAGAATCAGACTAATGAAAAAACTTTAATTAAGATTGTATTTCAATTACTGTGTTTGCAAATGAAGAGTGAGTAATTTATAAGCAGTTCCTGGCTTGGCAAGCAAGGCTCTGCTAGTGCAATTTGATAGACAGTCATATTATATTATTGGGTCAAAAaaagtgtttctttttctttttctttttcttgttgacTTATTTTCATATGGGCCATGGCTGCTTGAAGTGGAAAGTGAACAGAATAGTGGTGGAAATTGGTTGCTTGGACTTGGGGATCAAGtcataaaaagaaaaggccTTGGAACAGCTAGGAAAGAAGGAGGCTGCATCCTCACTAACTTTAATATATGTTATTTCTTTGTTGTATATAATAAATTTGACTCATTGAAGAACACTAAGCAATCTCATTTATAAAAATTTGCAGTCTACTTGCTCCATCAATGCGTGGTTAAATAAAGGGGAAACTCGAAAACGATAACGAAACCTATTAGTTTCAATCTGCCAAGaattgaataagagaaaattctTACGACTGTAATTATCGAAAGTTAACCAAATAAAGAGTCTTAACAGCATATTTAGATTAAGTTTAAAGGGCAAATCTGAATTAAAGCAAAAAATTTCTAAGAAAAATAGTAATTCACTTATATtaggaaaatgataaaaactaaAGTTATAGTCCATTTTTAGTAATAATGCCTGTTTCGTCGGTCCCCCAACAGGAAGTGTTCTTGCTGACAACGGCGGACAAGAGAAAGTGGAAGATCCTTGCAAGAGAGAAATACCCACAACCATTGTCAATGGTTGTGGGTGTTTCTTGATCTTCCATGATGGGAGGTTGGATTTCAGTCCAATCCCTGTTGCCATGCTAGCCATGTTGATGTGGCTTCCAATTGGGTGTTGGCTATGAATCATCAGACTCGTATTTGGAGTATTTTTTACCTTACAAGAAGATCACAATTCCTTTCTTGGCCTTGACAGGGATGAGAGCAGAAACATCCAAGTCCAGAACCCTCCACAAGCCATTGAAAAGACAGAGAAACTTGAATATAAAAAAACTAGCCAGAGAATACTCTGCGACATTGACCCAGTTTTTGCctcaattccttttcttttttttccagaaaTGAGGGATGAAATAGTTCCTGTGGCTATAAATATGAAGGTCAGTGTGTTCTATGGATCAACAGCTGAAGAATTCAAATCTTTAGACCCAATATTTCATTTACTGAAACCCCATATAGTACATACTCTATCAAGATCCTGGAAAAGTGTTAGgcacttgtcccacatcgcccaGATGTGGGAGTGGAGTCCTGTTTATAAGGGGAAAGGAGGGCCTTtccctagtagccaaggttttcatgaaggtagggccacgggcccgggcctgattgggccttggttacagccggcccacacggtgggagtccggttgggccttggttgttaggagatccttatcaattggtatcgaagccacccAGCTGGACGGCTGTGGGCCTGTGTCCTAGCCCCCTTGTCCCTGGAGGGCCGGGGCGGGGCTGCGTTCACGGAAGGGGCGACCTGTGATCCGGGTAGGGCCACGGGCCTGGGCCTGGTGCCACAGAGTgggccaacgtgggcgttggcctTGTAAGAGCGAGGGAATGTTAGgcacttgtcccacatcgcccaGATGTGGGAGTGGAGTCCTGTTTATAAGGGGAAAGGAGGGCCTTtccctagtagccaaggttttcatgaaggtagggccacgggcccgggcctgattgggccttggttacagccggcccacacggtgggagtccggttgggccttggttgttaggagatccttatcaattggtatcgaagccacccAGCTGGACGGCTGTGGGCCTGTGTCCTAGCCCCCTTGTCCCTGGAGGGCCGGGGCGGGGCTGCGTTCACGGAAGGGGCGACCTGTGATCCGGGTAGGGCCACGGGCCTGGGCCTGGTGCCACAGAGTgggccaacgtgggcgttggcctTGTAAGAGCGAGGGAATGTTAGgcacttgtcccacatcgcccaGATGTGGGAGTGGAGTCCTGTTTATAAGGGGAAAGGAGGGCCTTtccctagtagccaaggttttcatgaaggtagggccacgggcccgggcctgattgggccttggttacagccggcccacacggtgggagtccggttgggccttggttgttaggagatccttatcaaAAAGCTTCCGAGCGAGCTCACATGCAgaggaagaaaatcaagggTTGAAGTTGCAAAATGGGATTGCAAAAGCTTTATGATAGGAATCAAGGAAACTATCTAAGCAGAACAAGCTCACAGATTATGAATGAATATGTACATTGATATGCATGTTTTCTATTTGTAGCATATGTGCACAATAGATCTTGAATCTAACTAGCTAGTAATCCCATAATTAAACTGGCAAATGAAACTGCGCAAACTGAGAAGCCTGTTTTAAGATAAATCGCGCAAAAAATTTCCAGAATCAACAAGAAACAACTTAATAATTTAAGAATGAGTGGTGCTATTATTGAATCCGTGCAAGAGGCTGTATATACTCAAAAGTTTTTGCACTGCAATAACCAATGCTTCCTTCCCTCATGCAAATTTCTATTAAAGGGAAGTTGTATGTAATGCTATATGGTAAACAAGGAACTAAAGTTTACTCTACTCTAGAGGTTCAAACTCCAATCATAAGGCTGATATATCACCTTCAAACGAGTGTCTGCAAGCATTTCCAACAAGGCTTCCGAATTGGCTGGTTCCAAATAGTTTGATGCGTGTTTCAACACCTCCGCTTCATTCTTTCCGAAATCAATGCTGTACCTGCAATAATGGAGATAATAtgaattaataaatataatttttttgaatctaATAATCAAAGAATCACAAGATATCTCGTTTAATCCACATAACAATGAACACTTGTATAAAACTCCAAATCCAGTAATTAAAGACCTATATAATATTGCAGTTTAATCAAGAAAGAGATGATGCACACTTGTATCAGCTATCTGTGGTTTCAAAGGAAACAAAAGGAGAAATCTTAGCAATGTAATTTGCACGTGGATGCGACAACTTGGTCTGTCCCAAATGTAAatacacaagtaaacttaaagaCAAAACAAATGCAAGCCTCTCCAGAACCTGAGACGCCTTTCGATTATAAGGAATTGAAGCTCAAACTCATTCCCTTAACATGTATTTGTAAAGATTATCTGAACACCTCTTTCAAATTAATGAAACGGCAGAAACGCTATTTAGGTTTACAGACTTTGAGACCAACTACTTACCATTTGAGAATCTTACTGACTAATGCAACATTTGCTTGCAAATCAACAATAAGTCCTCCACCTCTTAAGTAATTACGTGTTGCTTCCATCAATTCCTTGTCAATATTGGCAGGAGAGTAGCATCGAAGAGCAGGTCCAGAGCGGCTACCAAAAACCAATGCAAAGTGAATAAGATGCTCTGGGTATGGAAGAGCCACCTGGTGAAGAACATAAAGGCATGAGGTAGATTGAATATTGAATCAAAACAGCTCAGTGACGATGATCGGCTAAATTAAAAACAGTAGCTAAACGATAGGCTCAGAAAAATTCTGACCTATTTGGATACTGGCCTCATTCTAATTCAACAATAACAAAGACAAGGACCTCCTGGCCCACTGCCAACCTTATGAAttagttaaaaagaaaagaagcaaactgttgaaacaaaatcaaaatatatgaaatggGCCAAGAATTTGAACGATTTATGAGTTTAGAAAACAGAAACAGTTTCCACAATACGATACGAGGTTTGATCAATTTTCTTTCCACAGGCAAACATGTGAGTATGTGACCCTGTGGTAGTGTttcaggggtgcaacctagaggctACAAGTTCAATTTCTTGAAACAAcctttccacatattatgtgaaggTAAGGTATGCATACATCCGTCCCTGACCCCGCCCATTGCAAGGCCTGGAAGAGAAGCGCTCCAATTTTCATACTTTTCCTTTGGGTGGGTGGTAGCTTATGGGGGAGGTGGAGCACTAGGCaaccaacgtaaatatatagtATGATGATTGTGGTCATGCAGCATTTAAGAAAGAAATTTCATTGTCAAATGAAACCCAAGTCAGCAATCAAAAATAATaccttgaaacgtttgtctttCACTCCAAATGGCTTCATGAGATTGTACGGTGGGCGTTGGTTGCCTCTTAAAACCCCATTTTGAATGGCTGAAAGTGAGTATGTACAGCCACCAATAACGTACTTGAAATCTCCAAACATCTTCCTTCGCTCAAGTGCTCCAACTGGATAACCCCATTCCAATATTGCATGGATGGCCATCATGTTATAGAGATTTATAAAGAAAGTCAACTTATCTTCCCTACGCATATCTTGCAATTCTACTCTATGGAGCTCTTGAACTGTCCTCAAATACCTACAAAATATTGCCATCAACTACTTGAATGCTAAAACAGATTATTCTAAGACACGAAAGATGAGTACTTCCACAAAGTGTGGCATCAAACCTTGCAAATTCTTCACTTCCATGAATGCTTCTGTAATCAACATGCCTACCATCTTCTGATGTGTAGGCTTCAAAGATGGCATAAGACAAAAACCTCAACCTTGATGCAATTTCTATTATGGGTTTAGGCTTCACATCAATTATGCCCCTCGGAATGTTGTGACATTGAGATGCCACAACAGGATCATCATCGAAGAATCGATACAAGTGGTTGCCATCCTCAAATAAATTTTCCCTAGCGTATAGGCATGGAAACAAAAGGCAGCATTGTCAATCACAAAATTAGATATCAGAAACGAACATCACTTCAACAAAGAGCATTAATTCAAGGGACTCACTCAAGAACATGCTGAAAGAAGAGTTTGCTTGCAAGCTTTCTACCAAATTCGATAGCCTGCACATAAATAATACAATCAAACTTGAACAAAGAACGGACTAGGGTTTACATTTAATTTTTAGAATCTCATTCAGAGTGGCATATCATAAAATATGATGTACACAGCAAAGGCATCAACAATATGCTTGGTTCACATTAGAGCTGCGTGCATTTCACCCGCCAATACCAAGTACAATCagccaaaataaaattcatagcGCCACCAATTGGAAGGTTCATAACTATGCTTTTATAACACAAAAACAGATTCTGTATGggaaaagggcataaaataacTTCATCAATTATGCCAGAAGACTTTTGTAGTATTTGGTTTTAGAAACACAATGGACATTACAATGACACaaggaaaatcaaattcattgccATAACTTTTCAAACTAGTACATGGATTGAACATGCAGCTGGAACCTGGTATTTTGAAAGTAACAGGACTGTGGATGCTACACATGAAGTCAATGCAATTTACCATCCTGGTAATGTGTGCTTACGACTATGCAGATGTGTCCTATCAATGGCTGAATAGATTAATTACCGAAACCTCAAAGGCCAATAACCATGATAAGTAAAATCCCACTGTTAGCATACATTACGACTGTGCAGATGTGTCCTATCATTGGTTGAATAGATTAATTACCGAAACCTCAAAAGCCAATAAGGCAATAACCATgataagtaaaattcaactgACCTCATCCCTTTCCAAGTATTGATCCTCTGATAAGAAATCTACAGCATCTGAGCCTACAAAACAGTTGGTGAACCTTCGCATCTTATAGAATCGATCTTTAATAATGAGAAATTGTTTCATTTTCCGAACAATAACAGCTAATTCATCAAGTGCCCCATTACTGGACACATCATCTTCACCAGAAAGAGGAGGCAAAGGAGCTTCAACTGCAGGTGCTTCATTAATAAGATAATCGATTTTTTCATTGAGCTTGTCAGACTCATCCAAGCCCTTCATCTCATCAAATCCTCCAATCAAAACTTCATTGAAAAACACCTTTGGAACAGCAGATGAGCCAGAGAATTTCTCCAACTCTGCCTTTCTACTGGGGAAAACATCAATATTGATCTCTACATATCTAAGCCTCTTTCTGTGCAAGAATAACCTAGCCTCCTTGCAATCCTTACATCTTAACCTCGTATAAAGTATAATTCTTCCTTTCATGACTATAGGTTGTAATAGCATCTCCATGGCTTCAGCTTCCGGTTCAGCTTTTTTCTCTGCATTGTCACGTGAGATCTTAATGTAGTTTAGGGGATTCCATGCAGATCTCTCAGCTGCTTTTTGAGATATTCCTGTAGTTTCATTATCTTCAAGCGAATCTGAAGTAGCCTTGTCCTCATCAGTAGGAATGTCCTGCCCAAGTTCATCCCGTTTTACAGAAAGCCTGCGTAGAAAAGTAGCAACTGCAACTACACCCTTCTCCTTTACAAAGCTTGTTAGAGCCACCGCCTTCTCAGGCCAAGCAGATCCCTCAGCTTCAGGATCAATACCCAAAGAACGTGTAGATGAACTCCTGTTAGCTTCCATTCCAGGAACCTCTGTTCCATCAAAAATAGGCTCTGGCTCCTTCTCCTCACTAAGGATCTCAGTTgtactttcatttttttcttctttagctTTGGACTCAAAATCCTTAGCTTCATCCAGCTGGTGACTGGAGGCAACTTTAGGAACGTCTGTTCCATCAAAAATAGGCTCTGGCTCCTTCACCTCGCTAAGGATCTCAGTTGtactttcatttgtttcttcttcagcTTTGGACTCAAAATCCTTACCTTCATCCACTTGGTGACTGGAGGCAACTTTTTCAATATTAACACCAGAGTTTTTCTGCTGGACATTGGAGTTGAAATCACTTCTCTTTTGCATTTTGTCCACGCTATCATGCTCCATGCTGTCCGCTAAATTCTCTATATGAGCTTTAGACTCCGACACATTACTCTTATTTATCTTGTCACCTAAGCCATCTTGTCCATCACCATTATCTAATGGGGAACCATCGCTGCTTATGGTAACAGATTTCATTTCCCTTGATGGTTCCTCACCCAATTCCTTCACAGGAACAGGTGTAAATTCGTCTGCCTTTTCAAAATTTGGAGAATTCATTGTACTTTTCTCAGAAGTACTTATGTTTTCCATGATACTAAACGAGTCTGATGTGTGAAATCTAACTTGTTAGCACATGAATTAACATTTGCATAGTTCTAGCACCTGTAGAttatgaaaattcaaaaaattagttGCAGATCCTGGAAATTAAACAAAAGCTTGGACAATGTCAAATGTGGAAGTCTAAATGTTTATTAGACCAAGGATAGGAAGTTGCTCAAAACTGTAAAACACAATCTATCGCAAAAAGAACCAGTAATTGCATTTTTCAGAAAGATTTCAACATTATTTAAGCACGCAATACACATCCTTTACACCCTCAGAAAAGAATAAAGGTTCAAAATTCAGATGGCTTTCTGCTTGCAAAGTGATGATAGGTGCATGGAAGATTGTCGCAGACCAcccaaagcaccaatatggTTCAATATCTATTCAATGTCACATTGTAACAACTAAAATACCATGATTGATCCAAATGGAAACTTTCATACCTAACACACACCAAGTAATCTGTAAAGGGATATGTACAATATGCATCAGAATATCTTTTTTTCCCCATCTAGTCAATATTGCAAAATCTGTGCTTTTTCAATTTGAAGCTTCCACGGAACAAGTGAAACTCATTAAGATCACTGTTCTTTTTACAGACCTAAATAAATAGTCATTAGTCATCACTAACCCAGCCAGACTGATGGAAACAGTTAAAACCATCaccatttaaatattttttctcaAGCACTTATACCTACCACGAATACTCAATCAAAATGGAGACAAAAATAAAACCGCAAAAGAATGAATACaattgcacataaattttttgttaaaacaGGCGGTCGTAAAATCAATTGGAAAGGCAAAAACTGCAACTACATAGAAATCCAGACAAAACGTAAAGACAAATACAAATACGAACTCACAAATAGAAGTAATGAGAACAAAAAATTCAGTCAGATATAAGAAACAGATTTATGATAAGATCACTGCCTTGACAGTGCCTAACAAAGGGATTCCCTTTTCCACGCATACAACACCAGATGAAATTGTTTTTCACATCATCACTACTCTAACAATCAGCGAttacaaaatggagtacaagaaCAAACGCCAATCTTTATCACCAAATACCAGAGACAACACCCAAATCATTCCAATCCCATTAGCCCACGAGCGGAAAGAGACGAAATATCAGATACATGAAGGTTTTGCATAACCAATCAAacccaaaaaagagagagaaaaataaggaaCAAGAAATGTCAAAGGAAAACATACAGATCCGAAGACAAAGACTTGGAGTGTCTGGATTTGGAAAAACTGCAAATTGAGTAAATGAACAAGATTTGGGGCTACGATTACAAAGAACGAAATTGgagttttgaatttttctttcTAACCGTCGGATGATGACTTGGGGAAGAGACGAGCGTAAGGAGCGGGAAGTCCGTGGGCTGAAATTTCATTACACGATCATGTTTGAATGGGTTTTAGTCATTAGTCTCTTTCAAGACTTTTTggactaactttttttttttattgacttATTGTCATTTAGTAATTAATTATCCTTTCTTTAAGCCAAGTAATCAACTTGGACAAACTCCCGATGACTAATTGGAATGATAAAAATGATTAATATCCCCTCtcggtttcaaaaaaaaatccaactcgggaaaaaaaaaaaaccaaccagatttttccccttctttttacaatagaactTCTACGGGTCCCAATATTTTTATCTCGATTATCTCAAATGCTAAGATAGATCCatataattttatatgaatTATGTGAGGTGCACGATTTCACCTGAATCATGTTTATCCATTTAAGCTAGCTAGGATAGCTAGGATACAAGAACATcgagatccctaacattttcttttttttatgactTTTGTTTGTCTTCATTTTAATCAATCTTGTTatgtcttttcttttatttttacttttaagttttttggaaaaaaaaactcacctTTAATTACGAGTGTCAAAATAAACCGAAAAAACCAAATCGACCGATCAAACCAACCGATTGGGCGGTTCTAAGAATTTCTTTGATGTAAAACCGATTGATCGGTTCTCAAGTATTATAAAAACCTAAATATTGATCGGCCACACTATTGAGTAAGATAACCAAACCGaactaattaaatatatattaactaTTATTATGCTATTATATTATAACTTTCGTCTCTTTTTGCCACTTTAATTCTAATAGTAGTTGGATTTGTTGTCTTCTACACTTCTAGGGCcctaaaacttttttttccaaTGACATCACAGTTCACAAGGGTTGGTTTGAGTGATTAGGGCCGTGGGAGGGGGCTTTTCGTGAGCTGATAAGCAAACATGTTAACTTGTTAAGTGTtagtatatttgtatatttgttttgtttggaattCTTTTAGGGCCTTGGACAGCAGTAGTTTTGGATTTAAGAGTGCAACAAACCTGTTAAGTAAGTTTGAtattacaaaaatgataaattaaagaaaaaatcgaAAAACCGAAATCTTGGCCCAAATGAAAATATTGTAAAAAACCGACAATTGACACCCCTACCTTTAATTATGCTATTTAGGTATGATTACacatacttataaaaaaaagaaggtatgtTACACATTCATCCTCAGCAGCACCTATGTCTGGTGCATTCTGCAACGGAGAAAACAGATCAACAAAGCAGCATTATTTAAGAGTAGGCTAAGAATGGCAATTTTTAAAAATGTAGATGGTGTATGAAACATCTTCTTACAGATTATGTACGGTTTTGTGATGATTGCTAATAACAATGTGCATTCACCAGACAAATGCAACGAaacccttcttctttttccgctctctctctttctctcgtcGTTCTCTTTGGGAGAAGTCTGAGAACTTGGTCGCATCATCTTCACGTCTATCACACTGAATGTAATCATATGAAGTTCAGTATTCCCAAAGACCCTTCCAAATAAAGAGCACTTGACTTCAACTTCTCCTTCTCTTACTTTCACCACCAGGAATCCAACCTAAAGTCGCGCTGTATAAACTTTTATCGCCATAAAGGGCTTTGCTAACTCTGCTCAGGTCGATGATTAGCTAGACTGCAAGTAGTAGTTAGACGAAGGCTTCGTTTCTCGGTTAAGATCTCCACCTGATGTAATGACTTTTGAAAGTACATAATCATCTACCTCAAAACCTTCTGCTTGCATCTGGTAAATGAGCTTCAAAGCCTCTCCACAGTTCCCATTCCGTGCATAACCCATAATCATGGACTTCCAAGACACCGAATTCCTATCTTCCATACTGTCAAAAACTTGGATTGCATCTGATAAATATCCACATTTGGCATACATTTGTATGAGAGCACTACCTACAAACACGTTAGACAACTCGGGCATCTTGTTTGCTAAAGAGTGAATCAATTGGCCATGCTTAACAGCTTCCAGATTGGCGCATGCTTTCAAAGCTGATGAATAAGTAAATGAGTTTGGCTCTACGCCTTCCTCCATCATCTCTTTCAAGAACTCAAGAGCCTCAGGTTCATGCCCAAAACCTGTATGACCAGAAATTATGGCAGTCCATGAGATAACATCTCTACTAGGGATTTGATGGAGGACCTTCGAGGCAACAAGCGACTCACCACATTTACAGTAGAACCACACAAGAGTACTTCCCAAATATACATTGGATTGTAATGAATTCTTGACTATTTGTGCATGAACTTCTCTCCCTGTTTGTAAGGCCCCAATTGAGCCACAGGCCCTAAGAATGCTTACTACGGTCAAGTTGTTAGCAACAAGCCTCCGTCTCTTCATCACTTGAAAGAGACTAATCGCTTCCTCACCAAGACCCTCACGGGCATACCCTCCTATAATTGAAGTCCATGTGACCATATTTTTACTCAGCATTCTGTCAAACACTTTCCTTGAGTCCGATATCTCTCCACACTTCGCATACATATCAACAAGGGAAGTTCCAATAAAAACATCATTTTTGTATACATTCTTCATGATTGCACCATGTAACTGTCTCCCGAATCTCAATGACTTCTCCTCTCCACAAGCCTTCAGAACACTACATGCTGTAAACTCATTAGGAGAAAAACCATCGCTTATCATTTGTGAAAACATCGCAAAAGCC
It encodes:
- the LOC120011378 gene encoding uncharacterized protein LOC120011378, yielding MATPGYDLTEAYVLRKLHKEKMKMMDQEEGSKKIDGVKLQAKPKTGCFPWLIKKIQPTSDSAADFAGKEEVDRLDQRI
- the LOC120011159 gene encoding uncharacterized protein LOC120011159, whose product is MENISTSEKSTMNSPNFEKADEFTPVPVKELGEEPSREMKSVTISSDGSPLDNGDGQDGLGDKINKSNVSESKAHIENLADSMEHDSVDKMQKRSDFNSNVQQKNSGVNIEKVASSHQVDEGKDFESKAEEETNESTTEILSEVKEPEPIFDGTDVPKVASSHQLDEAKDFESKAKEEKNESTTEILSEEKEPEPIFDGTEVPGMEANRSSSTRSLGIDPEAEGSAWPEKAVALTSFVKEKGVVAVATFLRRLSVKRDELGQDIPTDEDKATSDSLEDNETTGISQKAAERSAWNPLNYIKISRDNAEKKAEPEAEAMEMLLQPIVMKGRIILYTRLRCKDCKEARLFLHRKRLRYVEINIDVFPSRKAELEKFSGSSAVPKVFFNEVLIGGFDEMKGLDESDKLNEKIDYLINEAPAVEAPLPPLSGEDDVSSNGALDELAVIVRKMKQFLIIKDRFYKMRRFTNCFVGSDAVDFLSEDQYLERDEAIEFGRKLASKLFFQHVLEENLFEDGNHLYRFFDDDPVVASQCHNIPRGIIDVKPKPIIEIASRLRFLSYAIFEAYTSEDGRHVDYRSIHGSEEFARYLRTVQELHRVELQDMRREDKLTFFINLYNMMAIHAILEWGYPVGALERRKMFGDFKYVIGGCTYSLSAIQNGVLRGNQRPPYNLMKPFGVKDKRFKVALPYPEHLIHFALVFGSRSGPALRCYSPANIDKELMEATRNYLRGGGLIVDLQANVALVSKILKWYSIDFGKNEAEVLKHASNYLEPANSEALLEMLADTRLKVIYQPYDWSLNL
- the LOC120010632 gene encoding pentatricopeptide repeat-containing protein At4g18520, chloroplastic codes for the protein MLPLTFLSLNSTFFQLHASLFAIQPPQFPKLKSTPRAWYCNFRNPENFQCFSYKNPSSASHFHGSITTPSSNEDHVADLPDTSSVSQCPVYGVLARWIRSSRKVEDLKTIHARAFKCLRYHMVYVDNNLISKYIRFGKLADARKVFDKMSKPNIVSWTAIINGYLSLGSDDEAFWLFNAFLMSGVRANGRMYVCLLNMCGKRVDYELGKQIHACAIKGDWRNLIVDSAVVCFYVQCGKLTNAFCAFDQMTERDVVCWTAIITACSQQGQGEKAFAMFSQMISDGFSPNEFTACSVLKACGEEKSLRFGRQLHGAIMKNVYKNDVFIGTSLVDMYAKCGEISDSRKVFDRMLSKNMVTWTSIIGGYAREGLGEEAISLFQVMKRRRLVANNLTVVSILRACGSIGALQTGREVHAQIVKNSLQSNVYLGSTLVWFYCKCGESLVASKVLHQIPSRDVISWTAIISGHTGFGHEPEALEFLKEMMEEGVEPNSFTYSSALKACANLEAVKHGQLIHSLANKMPELSNVFVGSALIQMYAKCGYLSDAIQVFDSMEDRNSVSWKSMIMGYARNGNCGEALKLIYQMQAEGFEVDDYVLSKVITSGGDLNRETKPSSNYYLQSS